The following proteins come from a genomic window of Salinicoccus sp. RF5:
- the xylA gene encoding xylose isomerase produces MAYFNNIEKINYEGPNSNKDMAFKFYNPDEKINGQRMEDILKFGVAYWHTFTEDLSDPFGAGTAQRPWDKFSGMDLAKARVEAAFEFYDKLGVPYFCFHDVDIAPEGDSLKETYKNLDEIVAMIKDYQKTSDVKLLWNTANNFSHPRFVHGAASSNSADVFAYAAAKVKKGLEIGKELGGESYVFWGGREGYETLLNTDMKLEMDNLGRFFHMAKDYAREIGFDAQFLIEPKPKEPTSHQYDFDVASGYAFLQNYGLEKDFKFNIEANHATLAGHTFEHELHYARIHDMLGSVDANQGHPLLGWDTDEFPTDIYSTTLAMYEILKNGGLGKGGLNFDAKVRRGSFKADDLFHAHIAGMDSFAVGLKLAQRLLDDGVIEDLISERYDSFNQGIGKEIVEGTTDFKKLEAHALGLGEINLESGSLEKIKAKINQYMLTMYK; encoded by the coding sequence ATGGCATACTTCAACAACATAGAAAAGATCAATTACGAGGGACCGAATTCAAACAAGGACATGGCGTTCAAGTTCTACAATCCGGATGAAAAAATCAATGGCCAACGTATGGAGGATATCCTGAAGTTCGGCGTCGCCTATTGGCATACGTTCACTGAGGATCTTTCGGACCCATTCGGTGCAGGTACAGCGCAGAGGCCTTGGGACAAATTTAGTGGAATGGATCTGGCTAAGGCACGGGTCGAAGCGGCTTTCGAATTCTACGACAAGCTTGGTGTTCCTTACTTCTGCTTCCACGATGTAGACATCGCACCTGAGGGAGATTCCCTGAAAGAAACCTATAAAAATCTTGATGAGATCGTTGCAATGATCAAAGATTACCAGAAGACAAGCGATGTAAAGCTGCTCTGGAATACTGCCAACAACTTCTCCCACCCGAGATTTGTACATGGTGCTGCTTCTTCCAACAGTGCGGATGTATTTGCTTATGCAGCTGCGAAGGTGAAGAAAGGACTGGAAATCGGCAAGGAACTTGGGGGAGAAAGTTACGTTTTCTGGGGCGGCCGTGAAGGATACGAGACGCTGCTGAATACTGACATGAAGCTTGAAATGGACAACCTCGGCAGATTCTTCCATATGGCGAAGGACTATGCAAGAGAAATCGGCTTCGACGCTCAGTTCCTGATCGAGCCGAAGCCGAAGGAGCCGACTTCCCATCAGTATGACTTTGATGTGGCAAGCGGATATGCGTTCCTCCAGAACTATGGTCTTGAGAAGGACTTCAAATTCAATATAGAAGCAAACCATGCAACATTGGCCGGCCATACATTCGAGCATGAACTGCATTATGCAAGAATCCACGATATGCTTGGTTCCGTCGACGCCAACCAGGGACACCCGCTGCTCGGGTGGGATACCGACGAATTCCCGACAGACATCTACTCGACGACTCTGGCAATGTACGAAATCCTCAAAAATGGAGGCCTCGGAAAAGGCGGACTTAACTTCGATGCCAAAGTGAGAAGGGGATCATTCAAGGCAGACGATCTCTTCCATGCTCATATCGCAGGAATGGACAGCTTCGCAGTGGGGCTTAAACTCGCCCAAAGACTGCTTGATGATGGTGTAATCGAAGACCTCATCAGCGAACGCTACGACTCCTTCAACCAGGGCATCGGCAAAGAGATTGTGGAGGGCACTACAGATTTCAAGAAACTCGAAGCACACGCGCTTGGGCTTGGTGAAATCAACCTCGAATCCGGCAGCCTCGAGAAGATCAAAGCTAAAATCAATCAATATATGCTGACGATGTATAAATAG
- the xylB gene encoding xylulokinase: MAHVLGVDLGTSSIKVIMVDEAGKVVKEAVQPLNIFHEKSGYSEQDPEEWVEKTLLALKEIGGTGTEEIEALSFSGQMHGLVLVGESGMALRNAILWNDTRTTKECGEIIQTVGSDRLVEITKNAALEGFTLPKLLWVKKHEPEVLEKAYRFLLPKDYLRYRLTGEMNMEYSDAAGTLLLDVQHREWSRELCEVLSLDFSLCPPLVESTAQTGTLNSETVEATGLSEKVKVFAGGADNACGAIGAGILAEGDALCSIGTSGVVLSYESTGDKDFGGAIHYFNHAAPEAFYTMGVTLAAGDSLSWFKNTFAPDMDFEELLSGIKGVPAGANGLLFTPYISGERTPHIDSSIRGGFNGIDTSHTRNHFTRAVIEGITFSLKESLEIIRNHGKPIDRIISIGGGAKNAEWLQIQADVFNAEIVKLKTEQGPAMGAAMIAAVGSEWFDSLKTCAETFTEEAESFKPSKAEVEQYENVYQLYKQVYPATQKLNHDLMAYK; this comes from the coding sequence ATGGCTCATGTACTGGGTGTTGACCTTGGCACAAGCTCAATCAAGGTGATCATGGTTGATGAAGCGGGGAAGGTCGTAAAAGAGGCCGTGCAACCGCTCAATATATTTCATGAAAAATCAGGATACAGTGAACAGGACCCTGAAGAGTGGGTTGAGAAGACGCTGCTGGCGCTCAAGGAAATAGGCGGCACAGGCACTGAAGAGATCGAAGCATTGAGTTTCTCAGGTCAGATGCATGGGCTGGTGCTTGTAGGAGAGTCTGGAATGGCATTAAGGAATGCGATTCTGTGGAATGATACACGGACGACGAAGGAATGTGGAGAAATTATTCAGACTGTCGGAAGCGACAGATTGGTTGAGATCACAAAAAATGCAGCTCTGGAAGGCTTTACGCTTCCAAAGCTGTTATGGGTGAAGAAGCATGAACCTGAGGTGCTGGAGAAAGCATATCGTTTCCTATTGCCGAAAGACTACTTGAGATATAGGCTCACAGGTGAGATGAACATGGAATATTCGGATGCTGCCGGTACACTGCTGTTGGATGTGCAACACAGGGAGTGGAGTCGGGAACTCTGCGAGGTGCTAAGCCTCGACTTCTCCCTCTGCCCACCCCTCGTAGAATCGACAGCCCAGACGGGCACTCTGAATTCAGAAACAGTGGAAGCAACAGGGTTATCAGAAAAAGTGAAAGTATTCGCAGGTGGAGCAGATAATGCTTGCGGTGCCATCGGGGCAGGTATTTTAGCCGAAGGTGATGCACTCTGCAGCATCGGAACCTCGGGTGTCGTACTCTCCTATGAATCGACCGGAGATAAAGACTTCGGCGGTGCCATCCATTATTTCAACCATGCGGCGCCGGAAGCCTTCTATACGATGGGAGTAACGCTCGCTGCCGGAGACAGCCTTTCCTGGTTCAAGAACACCTTCGCCCCGGATATGGACTTTGAAGAGTTGCTTTCAGGCATTAAGGGAGTCCCGGCTGGTGCTAATGGTCTGCTGTTCACACCATATATATCCGGGGAGCGGACGCCTCACATCGACAGCAGTATCCGCGGCGGGTTCAACGGCATAGATACATCGCACACACGTAATCATTTCACTCGTGCTGTGATAGAAGGCATCACCTTCTCATTGAAGGAATCCCTTGAAATCATCAGGAATCATGGAAAGCCGATCGACCGCATCATCTCCATAGGTGGTGGGGCTAAAAATGCAGAATGGCTGCAGATCCAGGCGGATGTCTTCAATGCAGAGATAGTGAAATTGAAGACCGAGCAAGGTCCAGCGATGGGGGCGGCAATGATTGCCGCAGTCGGTTCCGAATGGTTCGATTCATTGAAGACGTGTGCAGAGACTTTCACGGAGGAGGCGGAAAGCTTCAAGCCGTCAAAAGCAGAGGTGGAGCAGTACGAGAATGTATACCAGTTATATAAACAGGTCTATCCTGCAACACAGAAGTTGAATCATGACCTGATGGCTTACAAATAA
- a CDS encoding glycoside hydrolase family 43 protein, whose product MKIENPILKGFNPDPSILRVGDDYYIAVSTFEWFPGVQIHHSKDLVNWQLVSHPLNRVSQLDMKGNPNSGGVWAPCLSYSDGQFWLIYTDVKVVDGQWKDCHNYLVTADAVDGEWSEPVFLNSSGFDPSLFHDEDGKKYLLNMVWDHRVGHHPFRGIVLQEYSPEDKELVGKPEIIFEGTEIKLTEAPHIYKIDGYYYLLTAEGGTRYEHAATLARAKNLRGPYELHPDNPLLTSWHEPSNPLQKAGHASIVETQNGEWYIAHLTGRPLRMESESIYHDRGYCPLGRETALQRLEWRDGWPYVIGSKAGSLLVDAPDLPSYPVSPTYKELETFEGDGLNINFQTLRIPFNDTIGSLKESPDHLRLYGRESLTSLFTQSFVARRWQSLNFEAETALKYTPETFQQAAGLVNYYNTENWTALQVSFNEEKGRVLELTSCDNFGFSAHLEDAHEVPRSVEYIYLKVKVDGHHYSYSYSFDGESWMDIGVTFESRKLSDDYVEGGGFFTGAFVGMQCQDTSGRGKHADFKYFRYKED is encoded by the coding sequence ATGAAAATAGAAAATCCGATACTTAAAGGGTTCAATCCAGACCCGAGTATATTGAGGGTAGGGGACGACTACTATATAGCCGTCTCTACATTCGAATGGTTTCCCGGAGTTCAGATCCATCACTCGAAAGACTTGGTGAACTGGCAGCTGGTCTCCCATCCGCTAAACCGGGTGTCTCAGCTTGATATGAAGGGCAATCCAAACTCAGGGGGCGTGTGGGCCCCATGCCTCTCCTACAGTGATGGTCAATTTTGGCTCATCTATACAGATGTGAAGGTGGTCGATGGACAATGGAAGGATTGCCACAACTATCTGGTGACTGCAGATGCTGTAGATGGAGAATGGAGTGAACCCGTCTTCCTGAACAGTTCAGGGTTTGACCCTTCGTTGTTCCATGATGAAGATGGGAAAAAGTATCTGTTGAATATGGTCTGGGACCACCGGGTCGGCCATCATCCCTTCCGGGGGATTGTCCTCCAGGAATATTCCCCGGAAGACAAGGAACTCGTAGGAAAGCCGGAGATTATTTTCGAGGGGACGGAAATAAAACTGACTGAAGCGCCGCATATTTATAAAATAGATGGCTACTACTATCTTCTTACTGCCGAAGGCGGGACAAGGTATGAACATGCTGCAACTCTGGCACGTGCAAAAAACTTGCGGGGACCTTATGAGCTTCACCCTGATAACCCATTGCTCACATCCTGGCATGAGCCCTCCAACCCACTGCAGAAGGCGGGACATGCCTCCATTGTCGAGACGCAGAATGGCGAGTGGTACATTGCACATCTTACGGGTCGTCCGTTGAGGATGGAGTCGGAATCCATCTATCATGATCGGGGATACTGTCCGCTCGGTAGGGAGACAGCCCTTCAACGTCTGGAGTGGCGCGATGGATGGCCGTATGTAATCGGCAGCAAGGCAGGCAGCCTGCTAGTTGATGCACCCGACTTGCCTTCGTATCCTGTGTCTCCTACGTATAAGGAATTGGAAACTTTTGAAGGGGATGGACTGAACATCAATTTCCAGACTCTCAGAATACCGTTTAACGACACAATCGGTTCTCTTAAGGAAAGCCCCGATCACCTCAGGCTGTATGGCCGGGAATCACTGACCTCCCTCTTCACCCAATCATTTGTTGCAAGAAGATGGCAGAGCCTGAATTTTGAGGCTGAAACGGCACTCAAGTATACTCCTGAAACTTTTCAGCAGGCAGCTGGTCTGGTCAACTATTATAATACAGAAAACTGGACGGCCCTTCAGGTCTCTTTCAATGAAGAAAAGGGAAGGGTGCTGGAATTGACCTCCTGCGACAACTTCGGCTTCTCAGCCCATCTGGAAGATGCGCACGAAGTTCCCAGAAGCGTAGAGTATATTTACTTGAAAGTAAAAGTTGATGGACATCACTATAGCTATTCTTATTCATTTGATGGAGAATCGTGGATGGACATAGGGGTGACTTTTGAAAGCCGTAAACTGTCTGACGATTATGTTGAAGGCGGAGGATTCTTTACAGGCGCCTTTGTAGGGATGCAGTGCCAAGATACAAGCGGCAGAGGAAAGCATGCCGACTTCAAATATTTCAGGTACAAAGAAGATTAA
- the xylE gene encoding D-xylose transporter XylE, protein MAQHYNRGFIVAITLIATLGGLLFGYDTAVISGAEQSLQKYITADYNSFIHGVTVSSALIGCVIGGLLSGRIAAAFGRKRSLQLAALLLMVSAFLSAYPELIFFEVGESGLALLIMFNIYRIIGGIGVGLASAVSPMFISEMAPSGIRGRLVSWNQFAIIFGMLVVYFVNYAITFGQSDLWIDDMGWRYMFASEAVPALVFFVLLFMVPETPRHLTLNDEEDKALTVLNRIYRSPSHAKKILANIKSTKDGQSEQKTPLFTFGKKVIIIGIMISFFQQFIGINVALYYAPRIFADLGAGANASMVQTVVMGLVNVIFTLVAIMYVDKFGRKPLLIIGSTGMAVGMLGVSTLAGFGIIGISTLIFIVIYTASFMMSWGPIAWVLLSEIFPNRVRSSAMAIAVAVQWLANFTITSFYPFMMEISGAMTYGFYALMCFLSGLFVWKFVPETKGKTLEELEELWVKG, encoded by the coding sequence ATGGCGCAACACTATAACAGAGGTTTCATCGTTGCAATCACTCTGATTGCAACACTGGGTGGGTTATTGTTCGGTTATGACACCGCAGTCATTTCCGGGGCTGAACAATCGCTTCAGAAATACATAACTGCGGATTACAATTCGTTCATCCATGGCGTGACGGTCTCCAGTGCCCTCATCGGTTGTGTAATCGGCGGCTTGTTGTCCGGGCGGATTGCTGCAGCTTTTGGGCGTAAGAGATCGCTGCAGTTGGCAGCGCTGCTGCTGATGGTTTCTGCATTTCTTTCCGCATATCCTGAACTTATTTTCTTTGAAGTCGGGGAGTCGGGTCTCGCCCTGCTCATCATGTTCAACATCTATCGTATTATAGGGGGGATCGGGGTCGGACTTGCCTCAGCCGTTTCTCCGATGTTCATAAGTGAGATGGCACCTTCGGGCATCAGGGGTCGTCTGGTTTCATGGAACCAGTTCGCCATCATATTCGGGATGCTCGTCGTCTACTTCGTCAACTATGCCATTACATTCGGACAGTCGGACTTATGGATCGACGATATGGGCTGGAGATACATGTTCGCATCAGAAGCGGTGCCGGCATTGGTCTTCTTCGTCCTACTATTCATGGTACCGGAGACGCCGCGCCATCTGACATTGAACGATGAAGAAGACAAGGCTTTGACGGTGCTGAACAGAATCTACCGCTCACCATCCCATGCCAAAAAGATTCTGGCGAACATCAAATCAACGAAAGATGGACAGAGTGAGCAGAAGACGCCGCTATTCACTTTCGGCAAGAAGGTCATCATCATCGGCATCATGATCTCCTTCTTCCAGCAATTCATCGGAATTAACGTGGCACTGTACTATGCACCACGTATATTTGCAGATCTTGGTGCAGGTGCAAACGCATCGATGGTACAGACAGTTGTGATGGGACTTGTGAATGTGATCTTCACACTTGTTGCCATAATGTATGTAGATAAGTTTGGCCGTAAGCCGCTGCTCATCATAGGATCAACGGGCATGGCAGTGGGCATGCTGGGTGTAAGTACGCTTGCAGGTTTCGGCATCATCGGCATTTCAACCCTTATATTCATCGTCATCTACACAGCTTCATTCATGATGAGCTGGGGCCCGATTGCCTGGGTGCTCCTTTCCGAGATATTCCCGAACAGGGTCAGAAGCAGTGCGATGGCCATTGCGGTAGCCGTACAATGGTTGGCGAACTTCACAATCACTTCCTTCTATCCTTTCATGATGGAAATAAGCGGAGCCATGACATACGGCTTCTATGCTCTGATGTGTTTCCTTTCCGGACTCTTCGTATGGAAATTCGTTCCTGAGACGAAAGGGAAAACGCTGGAAGAGCTTGAAGAGCTGTGGGTAAAGGGATGA
- a CDS encoding fumarylacetoacetate hydrolase family protein: MGLHIVRYEKENEAQWGVLSGEEVIPLTNTSGTLDAFLEEGPDEAKSLLSSEDAESFPVGDLRLLSPVTKPARIVCQGANYSSHREESGLEAARPPFNMIFGKADSSLCGAYEDVIRPDGVKLLDYEIELGLVLGTEVTEHSDINEDNLHEYVAGLVITNDISARDIQLPQGQWLKGKSYRTFCPIGPYLYLLDEDEMPLIHDLELDLWVNDDLRQSANTDQLLFKPAETLVELAGIMDLSRGDLVMTGTTGGVAMNLTPELLGKVTSLAVPGQEKIDMMVEDQEGNGRYLKDGDVIRCAIRSADGKIDLGEQQNRVVSQSIASSTARSNGLNAAK, from the coding sequence ATGGGTCTACATATCGTAAGATACGAAAAGGAAAATGAAGCGCAGTGGGGTGTCCTGTCAGGAGAAGAAGTAATTCCACTGACTAATACATCCGGCACATTGGATGCATTTTTGGAAGAAGGGCCGGATGAAGCGAAGTCCCTTCTGTCCTCAGAAGACGCCGAGTCATTTCCAGTAGGTGATTTGAGGCTTTTGAGTCCGGTGACCAAACCGGCACGAATCGTCTGCCAGGGGGCGAACTATTCTTCACACCGTGAGGAATCGGGGCTCGAAGCAGCCCGTCCGCCGTTCAACATGATATTCGGCAAGGCGGACAGTTCCCTGTGTGGCGCCTATGAAGATGTCATCCGTCCGGACGGGGTGAAGCTTCTGGACTACGAAATAGAACTTGGCCTGGTACTCGGTACGGAGGTTACAGAGCATTCGGATATAAACGAAGACAACCTGCATGAGTATGTGGCGGGGCTTGTAATCACCAATGACATATCGGCACGTGACATCCAACTGCCTCAGGGCCAGTGGCTGAAGGGCAAGAGCTATCGTACATTCTGTCCGATAGGTCCATACCTGTATCTGCTTGATGAAGATGAAATGCCGCTCATCCATGACCTGGAACTTGATCTGTGGGTCAATGATGACCTGCGTCAGTCGGCAAACACGGACCAGCTTCTGTTCAAGCCTGCAGAGACGCTGGTGGAGCTTGCCGGCATCATGGATCTCTCAAGAGGCGACCTCGTCATGACTGGGACGACAGGAGGCGTGGCAATGAATCTGACACCTGAGCTCCTCGGCAAAGTGACGAGTCTTGCGGTGCCGGGCCAGGAAAAGATCGACATGATGGTTGAAGATCAGGAAGGCAACGGAAGATATCTGAAGGATGGGGATGTGATCCGCTGTGCAATCAGAAGTGCAGATGGGAAGATCGACCTTGGGGAACAGCAGAACAGGGTCGTGTCACAAAGCATTGCGTCTTCGACAGCACGCAGTAATGGCCTCAATGCAGCAAAATGA